The sequence ATTCAGTACATTCTTTGAAAGTGACAGAGCAGAGCTTCTGATGGAACATGATTTTGCAAAAGCACGTTCGATGGGAGCCAATGCATTTCCTTCGGTGGTCGTGATAGACGAGGAGGGACATATGGTATGTCAAAAAGGCTATAGAAGTTTACAAGAGATGATAACATTATTGGAGGATTTATATGCATAGTTTCGCACCGGGGATCATACTCATCACTATATTGGGACTGGTCGTTTTTTCAGATGCTTTGGCAAACAGGTTGAAAATACCCTCAGTATTTTTACTGCTGATAGGTTCATACACGATCTACACCTATGTCCCTGTGGCAGTACCCATAGACCTTCCACACTATTTTGATACGATCATTTTGTTCTGTATCCCGCTTATCTTTATGGGAGATGCATTACATCTGCATTTTAGAGACATTAAAAAACACGGCTGGAGTATCTTCTACTTGGCTGTGGTCGCAGTGGCCCTCTCTATCACAGCGGGTGCAAGTATGTACTACTTTGGGATCTTTGAGGGGCTTACGCTGGGTGCCTATGTTTCGCTCTTTGCGATCAATATGGCTACCGATGCAGTGAGTGTACAGTCGGTACTTTCCCGTTTTAAAGGTATCGGGCATGATATCAAAGTGTTGATCGAGGGTGAATCTCTGGGTAATGATGCCACTGCGGTTATCGCCTTTTTCTTCATAGGACTGCCATGGATGATGAGCGGTAAAATAGATGCCGCAGAAGCCACCATGGATGCACTCCGTGTGTTTGCAGTGAGTATGGGGATCGGGATAGGATTTGGATACCTCTTCTACATGATGATGAAGCTGATCGAGGATAAGCGCGGAGAGCTTTTTGTTTTTATCATCGAAGCCTATCTTTCCTATGTAGTAGCGGAACACTTTCATGTCAGTGGTATTTTGACCTTGATCACGGCGATCATCGCCACTAAGGCTTGGATCGATATGGATATGAAGATGCTGGATGAAGAGGAAGCCAAAAAGAGCAAAACATTCTTACAGAAGCTTCGTCTGCATGGTATCGACTCGACCACTTCCGAGCGTATGGAGTATATCTATGAGATGGCTAAAGAGTTTGGGTATATAGCGGCAGTCATGATCTTCTTTGTTTTGGCTGAGATGGTAAGTCTGGAGAAGATCTGGGAGTATAAAGTAGAGATATTCGCCATGTTCATCATTACGACATTGATCCGTGCGGTTTCTATGGCGAAATTCGCTTTTTGGGGCAGCAAGCTCGAACAGATCAAACCGGTGGGATTTGAGGGCTGGTTCATACTGACCTTCTCGGGAATGAAAGGGGCTCTTTCTATCATACTTGTACATATGATCCCTGAATCATTTGAGTATAAAGAACTTTTTGAAGTGGTGACCACAGGCGTGGTGATGCTCTCTATCTTTATCTATGGGACGACACT is a genomic window of Sulfurovum sp. XGS-02 containing:
- a CDS encoding sodium:proton antiporter, which codes for MHSFAPGIILITILGLVVFSDALANRLKIPSVFLLLIGSYTIYTYVPVAVPIDLPHYFDTIILFCIPLIFMGDALHLHFRDIKKHGWSIFYLAVVAVALSITAGASMYYFGIFEGLTLGAYVSLFAINMATDAVSVQSVLSRFKGIGHDIKVLIEGESLGNDATAVIAFFFIGLPWMMSGKIDAAEATMDALRVFAVSMGIGIGFGYLFYMMMKLIEDKRGELFVFIIEAYLSYVVAEHFHVSGILTLITAIIATKAWIDMDMKMLDEEEAKKSKTFLQKLRLHGIDSTTSERMEYIYEMAKEFGYIAAVMIFFVLAEMVSLEKIWEYKVEIFAMFIITTLIRAVSMAKFAFWGSKLEQIKPVGFEGWFILTFSGMKGALSIILVHMIPESFEYKELFEVVTTGVVMLSIFIYGTTLWAYFTFFRKEEEKKLFTH